CATGGTCAACGGCCATCGCCAGCGCAGTACCCAGACGGCTACCCGCTTTACCAATGCTTTCAAATTCCATTGGCAGGTCAAGATGTGCTTCGGTCAGGAAGTCTGTACCTGCGCCGCCCGGCTGCCAGGCTTTGAACTTGAGTCCATCGCGCATACCGCCAGCGTAGTCTTCAAGGATTTCGCGCGCGGTGGTACCGAACGGTAATTCCCAAAGACCTGGATTTTTGACGCGACCAGAGAAGCCCATCAGCTTTGTGCCAGCGTCTTTACTGGTAGAGATGTTTTGATACCACTCCACGCCGTTAGCAAGAATAGCCGGGACGTTACACAGGGTTTCGACGTTGTTCACACAGGTCGGTTTACCCCACACGCCGGAACTTGCCGGGAACGGTGGCTTGGAGCGTGGATTCGCACGGCGGCCTTCAAGGGAGTTAATCAGCGCGGTTTCTTCACCGCAGATATAACGGCCTGCCCCGGTGTGCACGAACAGTTCGAAGTCAAAACCGGTGCCGAGGATATTTTTGCCAAGCAGACCCGCTTCGGTAGCTTCGGCAATCGCACGACGCAGGTTTTCTGCCGCTTCGATGTACTCACCGCGCAGGAAGATGTAGCCACGGTAAGCTTTCAGTGCAAACGCGGAGATCAGCATACCTTCCACCAGCAGGTGTGGCAGTTGTTCCATCAGCAGGCGGTCTTTATAGGTGCCGGGTTCCATTTCATCGGCGTTACACAGCAGGTAACGGATGTTCATGGATTCGTCTTTCGGCATCAGACTCCACTTAAGACCCGTGGAAAAGCCCGCGCCGCCACGCCCTTTCAGGCCAGCGTCTTTCACCGCATTCACGATTTCATCCGGCGCCATGCCAGCAAGGGCTTTGCGAGCACCTTCGTAACCGTTTTTGCTTTGATATTCATCGAGCCATACCGGCTGTTTGTCATCGCGCAGACGCCAGGTCAGCGGATGAGTTTCAGCAGTACGAATTACCGTTTTCATTTGTACTGCTCCAGCAGGTCAGGAATCGCTTCCGGCGTCAGATGGCTGTGAGTGTCCTCATCAATCATCATGCTCGGCCCCTTGTCGCAGTTACCCAGGCAGCAGGTCGGCAGCAGGGTAAAACGACCGTCGAACGTCGTTTGTCCTGGCTTGATATCGAGTTTTTTCTCGAGCGCGGCCTGAATTCCCTGATAACCCGTAATATGGCAGACCACGCTGTCGCAGTAGCGGATCACGTGACGGCCAACCGGCTGGCGG
This sequence is a window from Enterobacter sp. 638. Protein-coding genes within it:
- the nuoE gene encoding NADH-quinone oxidoreductase subunit NuoE; its protein translation is MHENQQPQTEAFELSAAERAAIEHEMHHYEDPRAASIEALKIVQKQRGWVPDGAIYAIAEVLGIPASDVEGVATFYSQIFRQPVGRHVIRYCDSVVCHITGYQGIQAALEKKLDIKPGQTTFDGRFTLLPTCCLGNCDKGPSMMIDEDTHSHLTPEAIPDLLEQYK
- the nuoF gene encoding NADH-quinone oxidoreductase subunit NuoF, whose protein sequence is MKTVIRTAETHPLTWRLRDDKQPVWLDEYQSKNGYEGARKALAGMAPDEIVNAVKDAGLKGRGGAGFSTGLKWSLMPKDESMNIRYLLCNADEMEPGTYKDRLLMEQLPHLLVEGMLISAFALKAYRGYIFLRGEYIEAAENLRRAIAEATEAGLLGKNILGTGFDFELFVHTGAGRYICGEETALINSLEGRRANPRSKPPFPASSGVWGKPTCVNNVETLCNVPAILANGVEWYQNISTSKDAGTKLMGFSGRVKNPGLWELPFGTTAREILEDYAGGMRDGLKFKAWQPGGAGTDFLTEAHLDLPMEFESIGKAGSRLGTALAMAVDHEIGMVPLVRNLEEFFARESCGWCTPCRDGLPWSVKILRALERGEGQPGDIETLEQLCRFLGPGKTFCAHAPGAVEPLQSAIKYFREEFEAGIKQQFSNTHAINGIQPNLLKARW